The Kroppenstedtia pulmonis genome has a segment encoding these proteins:
- a CDS encoding YegS/Rv2252/BmrU family lipid kinase has protein sequence MKRARLIYNRTAGKELTIKLLPRILDRLESHGLETSCHATRCPGDAEEAAKEAVHRGFDVVIAAGGDGTVHEVVNGLKPNQDLPRLGILPCGTSNDLARALQIPKDILRACDVIGEGHVRPLDVGKVQNRLFVNVAAAGWMTEVTYQAPSRLKTILGQLAYYAKGLEKLSTLLRPFKIRMVTPERIIEEDIFLFLVANSSSIGGFDNLVSNASVSDGKLDILVIRKTSLPHLIQMVGTVLRGEPLIDDRIIQFQTEKLWAYSDEKMKLNLDGEWGGDFSGHFEMIPGHVQVFCPLK, from the coding sequence ATGAAACGAGCCCGATTGATCTACAATCGAACGGCAGGCAAAGAGTTGACGATCAAGTTGTTGCCCCGAATATTGGATCGGCTGGAGAGCCATGGACTGGAAACATCCTGTCATGCGACTCGTTGTCCTGGAGACGCGGAGGAGGCGGCGAAGGAAGCCGTCCATCGGGGATTTGACGTAGTGATTGCCGCCGGGGGAGATGGAACGGTTCATGAAGTGGTGAACGGGCTGAAACCAAATCAAGATCTTCCCCGTTTAGGGATTCTCCCCTGTGGAACCAGCAATGATTTAGCCAGAGCTCTTCAGATACCAAAGGATATTTTGCGGGCTTGTGATGTGATTGGCGAGGGCCATGTTCGTCCATTGGATGTGGGTAAGGTGCAAAATCGGTTATTCGTCAATGTGGCGGCGGCGGGTTGGATGACGGAAGTAACCTATCAGGCTCCCAGTAGGCTGAAAACGATTTTGGGACAGCTTGCATACTATGCCAAGGGTTTGGAAAAGTTGAGTACCTTGTTGCGTCCCTTTAAAATACGGATGGTTACACCGGAAAGAATCATTGAAGAAGATATTTTTCTGTTTCTGGTAGCCAACAGCTCCTCCATAGGAGGATTTGACAACTTGGTTTCCAATGCCAGTGTTTCTGACGGAAAATTGGATATTCTGGTGATACGAAAAACGAGCTTACCTCACTTGATTCAGATGGTGGGGACTGTACTGAGAGGTGAACCCTTGATCGACGACCGTATTATACAATTTCAGACAGAGAAACTTTGGGCATACTCTGATGAGAAAATGAAGCTGAACCTGGATGGAGAGTGGGGCGGCGACTTTTCCGGGCATTTTGAAATGATACCCGGTCATGTACAGGTTTTTTGTCCTTTGAAGTGA
- a CDS encoding MFS transporter has protein sequence MGEQKLWNRNFILLWLGNAQSYIGNSLYIVSLSYLVLELTGTPKYTAMAMASAAIPYIFSPVAGAIVDKINMKKCLVIGDLIRGSGMVVIGLLAWYDQLSISTIIMISFLIGVVGVIYRPSFGVLLPRLVPSADVGRANALNSMAAEISILLGFAFGGVLVAWLGSVWAIFLNGLSFYIMSLCIVAMDFPKIKAESQKRSGIWSEIKDGLQYLTSTKLLFMVPVILLVIKISYSPLEILMPLKMKGIGGGSKEYGLYFAFLSVGSLTTSMFLSKFGKNMNINRYTTIGLLVMMLAISGTAMEHSLNITYFYAVIFGIGSSLTVISNITFVQTKIEDAYRGRVFGVFGTIEQAGMPATLALIGYLVDYVKMEYILYSISVILLLTALVWFIINQNSSKESHASVKSSS, from the coding sequence TTGGGAGAACAAAAACTTTGGAATCGAAACTTTATTTTACTTTGGTTAGGAAATGCCCAGTCCTATATAGGAAACTCCTTGTATATTGTATCTTTGTCGTATTTGGTATTGGAACTTACAGGAACACCAAAATACACAGCGATGGCCATGGCTTCTGCTGCGATCCCCTATATTTTCAGTCCTGTGGCAGGAGCGATCGTGGATAAAATTAACATGAAAAAGTGCCTGGTCATTGGGGATTTGATTCGGGGATCAGGAATGGTAGTAATCGGTTTACTCGCTTGGTACGATCAACTGTCGATCAGCACCATTATCATGATTTCTTTTTTGATAGGAGTGGTAGGGGTTATTTATCGGCCTTCATTTGGTGTCTTACTCCCTCGTCTCGTCCCTTCAGCAGATGTTGGCAGAGCCAATGCCCTGAACAGCATGGCTGCTGAAATATCGATATTGCTCGGTTTTGCATTCGGGGGAGTACTTGTTGCCTGGTTGGGATCCGTATGGGCTATTTTTCTAAACGGCTTGTCCTTCTACATCATGTCTCTTTGTATAGTTGCGATGGATTTCCCCAAGATAAAAGCAGAGTCTCAAAAACGGAGTGGGATATGGAGTGAAATAAAGGACGGGCTTCAATACCTGACATCGACGAAGCTTCTGTTTATGGTTCCCGTTATCCTTCTCGTCATTAAAATCAGTTACAGCCCTCTAGAGATACTAATGCCACTCAAAATGAAGGGGATCGGAGGCGGCTCCAAAGAATACGGTCTTTACTTTGCCTTTCTCTCTGTCGGTTCTTTGACAACCAGTATGTTCCTGTCCAAGTTCGGAAAAAACATGAACATAAACCGATATACAACCATCGGCTTGTTAGTTATGATGCTGGCGATCAGCGGAACTGCGATGGAACATAGCTTGAATATTACTTACTTCTATGCGGTTATTTTTGGAATCGGTTCCTCCCTGACAGTCATCAGTAATATTACGTTTGTGCAAACAAAAATAGAGGATGCATACAGAGGCAGAGTTTTTGGAGTCTTCGGCACAATTGAGCAGGCTGGAATGCCTGCAACGCTAGCCCTTATAGGGTATCTTGTCGATTATGTAAAAATGGAATATATTCTTTATTCCATTTCCGTTATTTTACTTTTAACGGCATTAGTTTGGTTTATCATTAATCAAAATAGCTCTAAAGAGAGTCATGCATCTGTGAAAAGCAGTTCCTAA
- the gatB gene encoding Asp-tRNA(Asn)/Glu-tRNA(Gln) amidotransferase subunit GatB: MSRFETVIGLEVHAELSTKTKIFCGCSTEFGAPPNTQTCPICLGHPGVLPVLNRQAVEFAMKAAMALNCEITHISKFDRKNYFYPDLPKAYQVSQYDQPIGEKGWLEVEVKGQKKRIGITRVHLEEDAGKLNHMDDSNTSLVDYNRVGVPLIEIVSEPDMRSPEEGRAYLEKLKQILQYTAVSDVKMEEGSLRCDANISLRPVGQKEFGTKTEMKNLNSFRNVERALEYEQKRQGEVLSEGGVIVQQTMRWLEGENRTKVMRSKEEAHDYRYFPEPDLVQLHIDDAWKEQVRSSLPELPDARLKRYQQEYGLSAYDAALLTAQKLIADFYDQVAAEGADPKASANWISSELLGYLNTQGKELTDTCITPQNLTKMIQLIEKGTISNTIGKKVFKELLEKGGDPQQIVEEKGWVQISDEGKLKEIVLEIVTANPQSVTDLKNGKDRALGFLVGQVMKATKGKANPKLVNQLIREHIGL, from the coding sequence ATGAGTCGTTTTGAAACAGTGATCGGATTGGAAGTTCATGCGGAACTTTCCACCAAAACAAAGATCTTTTGTGGGTGTTCCACGGAATTCGGAGCTCCCCCCAATACACAGACTTGTCCCATTTGTTTGGGTCATCCCGGCGTACTTCCGGTTTTGAATCGACAAGCCGTGGAATTTGCCATGAAGGCGGCAATGGCTCTGAACTGTGAGATTACCCATATCAGCAAATTTGACCGTAAAAACTACTTTTATCCGGATCTCCCCAAGGCTTATCAAGTCTCCCAGTACGATCAGCCCATTGGTGAAAAGGGATGGTTGGAAGTTGAAGTAAAGGGACAGAAAAAACGGATTGGAATTACCAGGGTGCACCTGGAGGAAGATGCCGGAAAGCTCAATCATATGGATGACAGTAACACTTCTCTGGTGGATTATAACCGGGTAGGGGTTCCTTTGATTGAAATTGTGTCGGAACCGGATATGCGTTCTCCTGAAGAAGGACGTGCTTATCTGGAAAAGTTGAAACAAATCCTGCAATATACCGCTGTCTCAGATGTAAAAATGGAAGAGGGATCTCTTCGCTGTGATGCCAATATCAGTCTTCGGCCTGTGGGCCAAAAAGAGTTTGGGACCAAAACGGAGATGAAAAACCTGAACTCTTTCCGAAACGTGGAACGGGCCTTGGAGTATGAGCAAAAGCGGCAGGGTGAAGTATTATCAGAAGGCGGTGTCATTGTTCAGCAAACCATGCGTTGGCTGGAAGGTGAAAACCGGACCAAGGTCATGCGCAGTAAAGAAGAGGCACATGACTACCGCTATTTTCCGGAGCCGGATCTCGTTCAGCTTCATATCGACGACGCTTGGAAAGAGCAGGTTCGTTCTTCACTGCCGGAGTTGCCGGATGCCCGTCTTAAACGCTATCAGCAAGAGTACGGTTTGTCTGCCTATGATGCGGCCTTGCTAACTGCCCAAAAACTGATTGCCGACTTCTACGATCAAGTGGCAGCTGAGGGGGCTGACCCCAAAGCATCAGCCAACTGGATTTCCAGTGAACTGTTGGGCTATCTGAATACACAGGGCAAGGAACTGACCGATACCTGTATCACTCCTCAAAACTTGACGAAAATGATTCAACTGATTGAAAAGGGAACAATCAGTAACACCATCGGTAAAAAGGTGTTTAAAGAGTTGTTGGAAAAGGGAGGAGACCCGCAACAGATCGTGGAGGAAAAGGGTTGGGTCCAAATCAGCGACGAAGGCAAGCTGAAAGAGATCGTTCTGGAGATTGTTACCGCAAATCCGCAATCGGTTACGGACCTTAAAAACGGAAAAGATCGGGCCCTGGGTTTTCTTGTTGGTCAAGTGATGAAGGCGACGAAGGGAAAGGCCAATCCCAAATTGGTTAATCAGTTGATTCGGGAGCATATCGGTTTGTAA
- a CDS encoding tetratricopeptide repeat protein, protein MCNYEKINYIKLDLPGFQLVRYILEKHSRSKVVHPVFITNLLRGGEYDNFYKTSYISDLGLRRTEEPKKLFLDNASILIKDDPDFKYPTYYDQTILDLSQLLNLQLEAPAFNFGTFISDHIHTPSLLNNILKYYADVLGNWSDSDIMAKNILNLVEDIPRTNEGASLLSNCGNLLAHTGNPLCRYAYKLASEYWSDPYQKFSVQFRLAVAEIKRIKKPNNIPLTLDITYNAAKDFGKVTNNATAKFSFGLIKNLEALYFIKTKQMDRAYESISDALNIVEEIPSNKISIDPDITFRYRIQIVENYALFIGITSDWESSLPIFDRLLELSRIYHQDSLPEVLAMYGYALVQAGKSEKAINILLESEQLFGNSPWVMKVPEIRKMLVVAYDNIGRDKEALYWLNKIDEYEVTFNSVSH, encoded by the coding sequence ATGTGCAATTATGAAAAGATTAACTATATCAAATTGGATCTGCCAGGATTTCAACTTGTTCGTTATATTCTTGAAAAGCATTCCCGCTCTAAAGTTGTTCATCCTGTTTTTATTACTAACTTATTACGTGGTGGGGAGTACGATAACTTTTACAAAACAAGCTACATATCAGATTTAGGACTAAGAAGAACTGAAGAACCCAAAAAACTATTTTTAGATAATGCTAGTATTTTAATAAAGGATGATCCTGACTTTAAGTATCCTACTTATTACGACCAAACCATCTTGGATCTAAGTCAATTACTTAATCTTCAATTAGAAGCCCCAGCATTTAATTTTGGGACTTTTATATCAGATCATATACATACCCCTTCTTTGTTGAATAACATTCTCAAATATTATGCTGATGTTCTAGGTAATTGGTCTGATAGTGATATTATGGCTAAAAATATCCTGAATCTAGTTGAAGATATTCCACGAACTAATGAAGGAGCATCTCTGCTTTCAAACTGTGGTAATTTATTAGCTCATACCGGAAATCCACTTTGCAGATATGCATATAAATTAGCATCAGAATACTGGAGTGACCCTTACCAAAAATTTAGTGTGCAGTTTCGTTTAGCTGTTGCAGAGATTAAAAGGATTAAAAAACCTAATAATATTCCTTTAACTCTTGATATTACTTATAATGCTGCTAAGGATTTCGGCAAAGTTACGAATAATGCTACTGCTAAATTCTCTTTTGGATTAATAAAAAATCTTGAAGCTTTGTACTTTATAAAGACAAAACAAATGGATAGAGCTTATGAATCTATCTCGGATGCATTAAATATTGTTGAAGAAATCCCCAGTAATAAAATTAGTATCGATCCCGATATTACGTTTCGATATAGGATACAAATAGTGGAAAATTATGCGTTGTTTATAGGGATAACATCGGATTGGGAAAGCTCTCTCCCTATTTTTGATAGATTATTAGAATTAAGTCGTATCTATCATCAAGATTCTCTACCTGAAGTATTAGCCATGTATGGATATGCCTTAGTCCAAGCAGGAAAATCAGAGAAAGCCATTAATATACTACTGGAGTCTGAACAGCTCTTTGGCAATAGTCCTTGGGTAATGAAAGTACCAGAAATCAGAAAGATGCTTGTAGTTGCTTATGATAACATAGGAAGAGATAAAGAAGCACTATATTGGTTAAACAAAATAGACGAATATGAAGTAACTTTCAACTCAGTATCTCATTAG
- the gatA gene encoding Asp-tRNA(Asn)/Glu-tRNA(Gln) amidotransferase subunit GatA: protein MSLLSLSLKEIHKRLAKGEVKAQELLDASIQQIKSTDQQIGAFLLVDEEGALNRAKGLDESAEEGNMLAGIPMGIKDNISTRNVPTTAGSRILEGYSPVYDATVVNRLEQAGANMIGKMNMDEFGMGSSNENSGYHPVRNPWDLDRVAGGSSGGSAAAVAAGQVSFALGSDTGGSIRQPAAFCGVVGLKPTYGRVSRNGLIAFASSLEQIGPLTRSVEDAACVLQMIAGEDPMDSTSADVDVPNYLSALNGEVKGLKVAVPRELMGEGVEVGVRESIQQALKELEDLGAIVEEVSLPHAEYAVAAYYLLASAEASSNLARYDGVRFGKRVNGDGLIDMYKQTRSAGFGNEVKRRIMLGTYALSSGYYDAYYRKAQKVRTLIRQDFAQIFEQYDVVVGPTAPTTAFKIGEKSDDPLTMYLNDICTIPVSLAGLPAVSVPCGLSQGLPVGLQIIGAPFNEAGILNVAHAYEQKSGLLPKPKLGGDV, encoded by the coding sequence ATGTCGTTGTTAAGCCTGTCCCTTAAGGAAATACATAAACGATTGGCAAAGGGAGAAGTGAAAGCCCAGGAACTTTTGGATGCATCGATCCAGCAGATTAAAAGCACGGATCAACAGATCGGAGCATTTTTACTTGTGGATGAAGAGGGTGCTTTGAACCGGGCCAAAGGGCTGGATGAATCTGCGGAAGAAGGGAATATGCTGGCAGGGATTCCGATGGGGATCAAGGATAATATTTCTACCCGGAATGTACCGACCACTGCAGGAAGCCGGATTCTGGAGGGTTATTCCCCGGTATATGATGCCACGGTGGTAAACCGGCTGGAACAGGCCGGAGCCAATATGATCGGTAAAATGAACATGGATGAGTTTGGAATGGGCTCCTCCAATGAAAATTCAGGCTATCATCCGGTAAGAAACCCTTGGGATCTTGATCGGGTTGCAGGAGGGTCCAGTGGAGGATCGGCGGCGGCTGTAGCGGCTGGACAGGTCTCCTTTGCTCTGGGTTCGGATACAGGCGGATCCATCCGGCAACCGGCGGCTTTTTGTGGAGTAGTGGGGCTAAAACCCACTTATGGTCGGGTATCCCGTAATGGATTGATTGCATTTGCTTCCTCCTTGGAACAAATCGGGCCATTGACACGGAGTGTGGAAGATGCGGCCTGTGTTCTGCAGATGATCGCCGGGGAAGATCCCATGGATTCCACATCAGCGGATGTAGATGTGCCGAATTATTTATCTGCCCTCAACGGCGAAGTGAAAGGATTGAAAGTGGCTGTTCCCCGGGAATTGATGGGTGAAGGGGTTGAAGTAGGTGTCCGGGAAAGCATTCAGCAGGCCCTGAAGGAACTGGAGGATTTAGGGGCGATTGTGGAAGAAGTCTCCCTTCCCCACGCCGAGTATGCAGTGGCTGCTTACTACCTGTTGGCATCAGCGGAAGCTTCCTCCAACCTGGCCCGCTATGACGGTGTTCGTTTCGGGAAGAGGGTAAATGGGGACGGTTTGATAGACATGTATAAGCAAACACGGAGTGCCGGATTCGGCAATGAGGTGAAGCGCCGGATTATGCTGGGTACTTACGCCCTCAGCTCAGGTTACTATGATGCTTATTATCGGAAGGCACAAAAGGTACGGACCTTGATCCGGCAGGACTTTGCTCAGATTTTTGAACAATATGATGTCGTGGTGGGTCCCACGGCACCGACAACTGCTTTTAAAATCGGAGAAAAGTCAGATGACCCCTTAACGATGTATCTCAATGATATCTGTACCATTCCTGTCAGTCTCGCGGGTTTGCCGGCAGTCAGTGTCCCCTGTGGTTTGTCTCAGGGTTTGCCGGTGGGTTTACAGATTATTGGAGCTCCTTTCAATGAAGCAGGTATCCTGAACGTGGCTCATGCATATGAACAAAAAAGCGGGCTACTTCCGAAGCCGAAGTTGGGAGGTGATGTGTGA
- a CDS encoding O-methyltransferase: MDRVQYVTNLFVEDKSLRKSIAEVLESAGVPAISVSHEVAKTLYMLVKISGARRVLEIGCLGGYSTIWLAKALPDNGTLLSLEYFSSLAMFASENVKSEGLSDRVRFKIGHALDSLSELETNGEKFDFFFIDADKENYVKYLEYAKKLALPGAIITADNVLWRDRILDVSNDLSTKNIKEFNTKLATDNELDSMILTIGDGLAVAKVYAK; encoded by the coding sequence ATGGATCGCGTACAATATGTAACTAATCTTTTTGTGGAGGATAAGTCACTAAGAAAATCAATAGCAGAAGTTCTTGAAAGTGCCGGTGTTCCTGCGATTTCCGTTTCACATGAAGTAGCAAAAACGTTATATATGTTAGTTAAAATCTCAGGTGCAAGGCGTGTCTTAGAAATTGGCTGTCTTGGGGGTTACAGCACAATATGGCTTGCTAAGGCATTGCCGGATAATGGGACTCTCCTTTCTTTAGAATATTTCTCTTCATTGGCTATGTTTGCAAGTGAAAATGTTAAATCGGAAGGGCTAAGTGATCGTGTGAGATTCAAAATTGGACATGCATTAGATTCGCTATCCGAGTTAGAAACGAATGGTGAAAAGTTTGATTTTTTCTTTATAGATGCTGATAAGGAAAATTACGTTAAATATCTAGAATATGCAAAAAAACTAGCTTTACCTGGAGCTATCATAACTGCTGATAATGTGTTATGGCGTGATCGTATATTAGACGTATCTAACGACCTAAGTACAAAGAACATCAAAGAATTTAACACGAAGCTAGCAACAGATAATGAACTCGATTCAATGATTCTAACAATTGGGGACGGATTAGCAGTTGCTAAAGTATATGCCAAATAA
- the gatC gene encoding Asp-tRNA(Asn)/Glu-tRNA(Gln) amidotransferase subunit GatC: MALSREQVEHVAHLARLNLTEEETRLYTEQLNDILKFAEQLGELDTDDVEPTSHVLPMANVMREDKERPSLPLEEALRNVPDARDGMIQVPAVFEE, encoded by the coding sequence ATGGCCCTTTCCAGAGAACAGGTGGAACATGTTGCCCATTTGGCTCGGTTAAATCTTACGGAAGAAGAAACCCGTCTGTATACGGAACAGCTGAATGATATATTGAAATTCGCAGAACAGCTGGGTGAACTGGATACAGACGATGTGGAACCGACCAGTCATGTGCTGCCGATGGCCAATGTCATGCGGGAAGATAAAGAACGTCCTTCACTTCCACTGGAGGAAGCACTGCGAAATGTACCGGATGCCAGGGACGGGATGATTCAGGTTCCGGCGGTATTCGAGGAGTAA